In Deferribacteraceae bacterium V6Fe1, one genomic interval encodes:
- a CDS encoding HU family DNA-binding protein: MNKKELIEKVAEKAGSVKKADIERVLKAFEESVVEALKGGDKVTLVGFGTFSVSERKARKGRNPQTGETIDIPAKKSPKFLPGKLFKDSLN; encoded by the coding sequence ATGAACAAGAAAGAATTGATTGAAAAGGTAGCAGAAAAAGCAGGTTCTGTAAAAAAAGCTGACATCGAGAGAGTATTAAAGGCTTTCGAAGAGTCAGTTGTTGAAGCTCTTAAAGGGGGAGACAAGGTTACATTGGTAGGCTTTGGAACTTTTTCCGTTTCTGAGAGAAAAGCAAGAAAAGGTAGAAACCCTCAAACTGGTGAAACAATAGACATCCCAGCTAAAAAATCTCCAAAGTTTTTGCCAGGAAAACTTTTTAAAGACTCTTTAAACTAA
- the speB gene encoding agmatinase: MAISNCFIGCNKDFKKAEIAIIGLPYDGTSSYRPGSRFAPNAIREASYGLETYSPVFDADLEENLSICDTGDIELPFGDVKRTLSMIYETTKSLSDKKVFAIGGEHLVTLPVFQALKERFPELYVIHFDAHADLRDNYLGDTLSHATVIRRISDMAGFDKIFQYGIRSGTKEEYQLIKKHNILNRPIDEVKKIIGNSPVYLTVDLDVLDPSIFPGTGTPEPGGYTYLQLLESLRNLCGMNIIGCDVVELSPHYDTSGVSTIVAAKVIRELFFILGQKNV, encoded by the coding sequence ATGGCAATATCTAACTGTTTTATCGGTTGTAATAAAGATTTTAAAAAGGCTGAAATAGCAATAATAGGTCTTCCTTATGACGGGACGAGCAGTTACAGACCGGGCTCAAGATTTGCTCCAAACGCTATTAGAGAGGCATCATACGGACTTGAAACCTACTCCCCCGTATTTGATGCAGACTTGGAAGAAAATCTGTCAATTTGCGACACAGGTGATATTGAGCTTCCGTTTGGGGATGTAAAAAGAACGTTATCCATGATATATGAAACAACAAAGTCTTTGTCGGACAAAAAAGTATTTGCCATTGGTGGCGAACACCTTGTTACGTTGCCGGTATTTCAGGCCTTGAAAGAAAGATTTCCTGAGCTTTATGTTATCCATTTTGATGCTCATGCGGATTTAAGGGATAACTATTTAGGTGATACTTTATCCCATGCAACTGTTATAAGAAGAATTTCTGACATGGCAGGTTTTGACAAAATATTTCAATACGGTATCAGAAGCGGCACAAAGGAGGAATACCAGCTTATAAAAAAACATAATATTTTAAATAGACCGATAGATGAGGTCAAAAAAATTATAGGCAATTCACCGGTATACCTCACAGTTGACCTTGACGTCCTCGACCCTTCGATATTTCCCGGCACAGGCACTCCTGAACCTGGGGGCTACACATATCTGCAGCTTCTTGAAAGCTTAAGAAACTTATGTGGTATGAATATAATAGGCTGTGATGTTGTTGAACTTTCACCTCATTATGACACATCAGGGGTGTCAACCATAGTAGCAGCAAAGGTTATAAGAGAACTTTTTTTCATTTTGGGGCAAAAAAATGTTTGA
- the rfaD gene encoding ADP-glyceromanno-heptose 6-epimerase: MILITGAAGFIGSYLMGYLNKLGEERILAVDKLGTKEKWKNLLGKKYIDFIDRDYFIENLGSFNNIKFIFHIGACADTTELNLDYLMNVNFGYSKKLFKYAEDKKIPFIYASSAATYGAGEYGYSDNNEYIGKLRPLNPYGFSKQIFDEWVLRQNDKPPFWAGFKFFNVFGPNEYHKGRMASVIFHAYNQLKETNKIRLFKSHKDGYKDGEQKRDFVYVLDVCKVLTFFYEKQTKSDIYNLGTGTARTFNDLAENVIKYSNIDGKIEYFDMPKDLRDRYQYFTEADMSKLRSVGYEKDFSTLEESIKDYVTNYLMENYKTY; the protein is encoded by the coding sequence ATGATACTTATTACAGGAGCAGCAGGATTTATTGGCAGCTATCTGATGGGATATCTAAACAAGCTTGGTGAAGAGAGAATATTAGCTGTAGACAAGCTTGGCACTAAAGAAAAATGGAAAAATCTACTTGGTAAAAAATATATTGATTTTATTGACAGAGATTACTTTATAGAAAATCTCGGAAGTTTTAATAATATCAAATTTATTTTCCATATTGGTGCATGTGCTGATACTACTGAATTAAACTTAGATTATCTAATGAATGTAAATTTTGGCTACAGTAAAAAACTTTTTAAATATGCCGAAGACAAAAAAATCCCTTTTATCTATGCAAGCAGTGCCGCCACATATGGTGCAGGCGAATATGGATATTCAGACAATAACGAATACATTGGCAAACTTCGCCCTTTAAACCCTTACGGTTTTTCAAAACAGATTTTTGATGAGTGGGTTTTGAGACAAAACGATAAGCCACCCTTTTGGGCGGGTTTCAAATTTTTTAATGTCTTTGGTCCAAATGAATATCACAAAGGGAGAATGGCAAGTGTCATATTTCACGCATATAATCAATTGAAAGAAACAAATAAGATACGACTTTTCAAATCTCATAAGGATGGCTACAAGGATGGTGAGCAGAAAAGGGATTTTGTATATGTGCTTGATGTTTGCAAAGTCTTGACATTCTTTTATGAAAAACAAACAAAATCAGATATTTACAATCTTGGAACAGGCACTGCAAGGACATTTAACGATTTGGCTGAAAACGTTATTAAATACAGCAACATTGATGGCAAAATTGAGTATTTTGATATGCCTAAAGATTTAAGAGACAGATATCAATATTTTACGGAAGCCGATATGAGTAAACTCAGAAGTGTGGGTTACGAAAAAGATTTTTCCACCCTTGAAGAATCTATTAAAGATTACGTTACAAATTATTTAATGGAAAACTATAAAACTTATTGA
- a CDS encoding aspartate-semialdehyde dehydrogenase — MTNFTKKSAYNVAIAGATGAVGETFLQILEERNFPIKNLKLLASARSVGKKLKFKGEEYTVEELTHDSFKDIDIALFSAGGSRSLEFAPSAAKAGALVIDNSSAFRMDKDVPLVVPEVNPQDAFKHNGIIANPNCTTIIMVVALKPLHDYSKIKRVVVSSYQSASGAGAKAMEELMQQTRDWAAGKELKVENFAHQLLFNVIPHIDKFTENGYTKEEMKMFNETRKIMGDDTIKVSATCVRVPVLSAHSEAVTVETEKEISVEKAKELFASAKGLQIIDNPDKNEYPMPLFVAGKDDCYVGRIRKDISAENSLSFWVVGDQLRKGAALNAIQIAELFIK; from the coding sequence ATGACAAATTTTACTAAAAAGAGTGCGTATAATGTAGCAATTGCCGGTGCTACCGGTGCTGTCGGAGAAACCTTTCTTCAAATATTGGAAGAAAGAAATTTTCCCATTAAAAATTTAAAACTCCTGGCTTCAGCAAGGTCTGTGGGCAAAAAGTTGAAGTTTAAGGGTGAAGAATATACAGTAGAAGAATTAACACACGATTCTTTTAAAGATATAGACATTGCTCTTTTCTCTGCAGGTGGCTCAAGAAGCCTTGAATTTGCTCCTTCAGCCGCAAAAGCAGGTGCACTTGTAATTGATAACAGTTCTGCTTTCAGAATGGATAAGGATGTACCTCTTGTAGTCCCTGAAGTAAATCCGCAGGATGCTTTCAAACACAATGGAATTATTGCAAACCCTAACTGCACAACAATCATTATGGTTGTTGCACTCAAACCTCTTCACGACTACTCAAAAATCAAAAGGGTTGTTGTTTCTTCTTATCAGTCTGCCTCCGGTGCAGGAGCTAAGGCAATGGAAGAGCTTATGCAACAGACAAGAGACTGGGCTGCAGGCAAGGAATTAAAAGTAGAAAATTTTGCTCATCAACTACTATTTAACGTAATACCGCATATCGACAAATTTACTGAAAACGGCTACACAAAAGAAGAGATGAAAATGTTTAATGAAACAAGAAAAATTATGGGTGATGATACAATTAAGGTAAGTGCTACTTGTGTCAGAGTGCCAGTTTTATCCGCACACTCAGAAGCAGTTACTGTCGAAACTGAAAAAGAGATATCAGTTGAAAAGGCAAAAGAGCTTTTTGCTTCAGCTAAAGGTTTACAAATTATAGATAACCCTGATAAAAATGAATACCCTATGCCACTTTTTGTAGCAGGCAAGGATGACTGCTATGTTGGCAGAATAAGAAAAGATATATCTGCTGAAAATAGTTTAAGTTTTTGGGTCGTGGGTGACCAGCTTAGAAAAGGTGCGGCACTCAACGCTATTCAGATTGCCGAACTCTTCATAAAATAA